In Desulfofundulus kuznetsovii DSM 6115, the following are encoded in one genomic region:
- a CDS encoding Flp family type IVb pilin: protein MRNLVTRLVKEESGQGMAEYGLILALVAIAAIAALTALSGGISQILEKIGNTLKDSAGTSSSSTS from the coding sequence ATGCGGAATTTAGTGACCCGTCTGGTGAAGGAAGAGAGCGGGCAGGGGATGGCCGAGTACGGGCTGATCCTGGCACTGGTGGCCATTGCGGCGATTGCGGCCTTAACGGCTTTGTCGGGAGGCATCAGCCAAATATTAGAAAAGATTGGCAACACGCTTAAAGATTCCGCCGGTACTAGCAGTTCGAGTACCTCGTAG
- a CDS encoding ASKHA domain-containing protein gives MGVIIEFEPVGLRVEAETGQTVMQAARAMFTPESGGISAPCGGKGLCGRCRVRLVEGEFSPPNEVEVRLLGKKGLEEGYRLACQAVIIGPAKVEIPPEALTGRQKLQLDGTDAAVVPEPTIKRYNIPLKTTSVDYPYSTWQQVEVFLAQNYGLSGLRIDSGLIGRVEALAGDDPITVSIRGREITNAFLTGGMRKPVGLAVDLGSTKIAGFLVDLETGATLAAEGILNPQIAYGEDVISRLAYALEKEEQYSLITRVLREGLDRLLHTLCNAAGVVPEDVEEAVIVGNTAMHHLFLKLPVSQLARSPYVPAVTLPVEIKARDLGLGMAFGAVAYLVPAVAGFVGGDHVAMILSSRIHEARGVTLGLDIGTNTEIVLARDGEMISCSCASGPAFEGAHIQQGMRAIDGAISRVEVAEGGLKLHYETIGGSPPVGICGSGILDAVAGLYRAGVINYNGRLDANHPRVRFNGERKVAEYVLVPSEESGVDRDIVITQKDISEIQLAKAAIAAGTKVLLEKAGLKEEDIERVIVAGAFGTHLRLESAVAIGMLPDLPLERIQQVGNAAGAGARMILLSETERRRAEEIARNIKYVELAAMPEFGDNFLDQVRFPG, from the coding sequence TTGGGTGTTATTATCGAATTTGAACCTGTCGGCCTCCGGGTAGAGGCAGAAACCGGTCAGACTGTTATGCAGGCCGCACGGGCGATGTTTACCCCTGAGTCGGGCGGAATCAGCGCGCCTTGTGGCGGCAAGGGTCTTTGCGGGCGCTGCAGGGTGCGCCTGGTGGAGGGGGAATTTTCCCCACCCAATGAGGTTGAGGTGAGACTGCTCGGTAAAAAAGGTCTCGAGGAAGGTTACCGCCTGGCATGCCAGGCGGTAATAATTGGCCCGGCAAAGGTGGAGATTCCGCCGGAAGCTCTCACCGGACGCCAGAAGCTGCAGCTGGATGGAACAGATGCCGCTGTTGTTCCGGAACCCACGATTAAACGTTATAACATTCCCTTGAAAACCACGTCCGTTGATTACCCGTATTCAACCTGGCAGCAGGTGGAAGTCTTCCTGGCCCAAAATTACGGGTTGTCCGGCTTGCGTATAGATTCCGGGCTGATAGGCCGGGTTGAGGCTCTGGCCGGAGATGATCCGATAACAGTTTCTATCCGCGGCAGGGAGATAACCAACGCCTTTTTGACCGGCGGGATGAGAAAACCGGTTGGTTTGGCGGTGGACCTTGGAAGCACCAAGATAGCCGGATTTTTAGTCGACCTGGAGACCGGTGCAACCCTGGCTGCCGAAGGCATTTTGAATCCGCAGATTGCTTACGGTGAAGATGTAATAAGCCGGCTGGCTTATGCCCTTGAAAAGGAAGAACAGTACAGCCTGATTACACGGGTGCTGAGGGAAGGCCTTGACCGGCTGCTGCACACTCTCTGCAACGCGGCGGGTGTGGTTCCCGAAGATGTTGAAGAGGCCGTGATTGTGGGCAATACCGCCATGCATCATCTTTTTTTGAAGTTGCCGGTAAGCCAGCTGGCAAGGTCCCCCTATGTGCCGGCGGTAACGCTGCCGGTGGAAATTAAGGCACGCGACCTGGGCCTGGGTATGGCTTTCGGTGCTGTTGCCTACCTGGTACCGGCCGTTGCCGGCTTTGTGGGGGGAGACCATGTGGCCATGATCTTGAGCAGCCGCATACATGAGGCCCGTGGGGTAACCCTGGGCCTGGACATTGGCACCAACACCGAAATTGTACTTGCCCGGGACGGAGAAATGATTTCCTGTTCGTGCGCTTCCGGTCCGGCCTTTGAAGGAGCTCACATTCAGCAGGGAATGAGGGCGATTGACGGTGCCATCAGCAGGGTGGAAGTGGCTGAGGGAGGGCTGAAATTGCACTATGAGACCATCGGCGGCAGCCCGCCGGTGGGTATCTGTGGATCGGGTATACTGGACGCCGTGGCAGGACTGTACCGGGCAGGAGTGATAAACTATAACGGCCGGTTGGACGCCAATCATCCCCGGGTCAGGTTTAACGGCGAAAGGAAAGTTGCTGAATATGTTCTGGTACCGTCGGAGGAAAGCGGAGTTGACCGGGACATAGTAATTACCCAGAAGGACATCAGCGAAATACAGCTGGCAAAGGCTGCTATTGCCGCCGGAACAAAGGTTTTACTTGAGAAGGCCGGTTTGAAGGAGGAAGATATAGAAAGGGTGATCGTGGCCGGTGCTTTCGGGACCCACCTGCGGCTGGAAAGTGCCGTCGCCATCGGCATGCTGCCTGATCTGCCGTTGGAACGCATTCAACAGGTGGGTAACGCAGCAGGTGCCGGTGCCCGGATGATCCTTTTATCTGAAACCGAACGCCGGCGGGCGGAAGAAATTGCCCGTAATATTAAGTATGTAGAACTGGCGGCAATGCCGGAGTTCGGCGATAACTTTTTAGATCAGGTGAGGTTCCCCGGATAA
- a CDS encoding methyltetrahydrofolate--corrinoid methyltransferase produces MLIIGERINSTRKSIDRAVRAKDADFIREEALNQVNAGAHMLDVNCGTLDAQEEPAVMEWLVQTVQEIAGVPLCIDSPNYKALAAGLSVHRGKAMINSISGETERYKKVLPLVKEYGASVVALCMDDRGIPANKNQALEVGVKLVNDLLDAGVPVDDIYFDPLVRSVATNPETVVETLRLMEEMASRFSGLHFVSGLSNVSFGLPERRHLNRAYVVLSMASGLDAVIVDPLDSTLMALVYATEALLNKDRFCMQYIRCYHQGKLKA; encoded by the coding sequence ATGTTAATCATCGGCGAGAGAATCAATTCCACCCGTAAAAGCATAGACAGGGCGGTTCGGGCCAAGGATGCGGACTTTATCCGCGAAGAGGCGTTGAATCAGGTAAACGCCGGAGCGCACATGCTCGATGTGAACTGCGGCACCCTGGATGCGCAGGAAGAGCCGGCTGTTATGGAATGGCTTGTGCAAACCGTACAGGAAATAGCCGGTGTACCCTTGTGCATTGACAGCCCCAATTACAAAGCCCTGGCCGCCGGGTTGAGCGTTCACCGGGGTAAAGCAATGATAAATTCCATCAGCGGGGAAACTGAAAGGTACAAAAAAGTATTGCCCCTGGTGAAGGAGTATGGTGCATCCGTAGTGGCCCTCTGTATGGACGACAGGGGTATCCCGGCAAACAAAAACCAGGCCCTGGAGGTTGGTGTAAAACTGGTCAACGACCTCCTGGATGCCGGGGTACCGGTTGACGATATTTACTTTGACCCCCTGGTCCGCTCCGTGGCCACCAATCCCGAAACGGTAGTGGAAACATTGCGCCTCATGGAAGAGATGGCATCCAGATTCAGCGGCCTGCACTTCGTTTCGGGATTGAGCAACGTGTCCTTCGGCTTGCCGGAACGCCGGCACCTGAATCGGGCCTACGTGGTGTTGAGTATGGCCAGCGGGCTTGACGCCGTTATCGTCGACCCGCTGGACAGTACCTTGATGGCTCTGGTGTACGCCACGGAAGCACTGCTGAACAAGGACCGGTTCTGCATGCAGTACATCCGCTGTTACCATCAGGGAAAGTTGAAAGCATAG
- a CDS encoding sensor histidine kinase, whose translation MFDISALDRVIKDTLAAMENGRSQIFEIAEATQIECNRIQQELQQVMEELRKTIDQVDDLEIREKKARIHLMEVSRDFKRYREEDIKSAYETAQNLQLRLRDLRNQEKMLRFRRDQLEINLRHMKTSLAKVESTLAHLSTAINYLSNNLQQVSLKIGELQQLHDLGVSIIRAQEEERKRVAREIHDGPAQMMANIVMRAEFCLKLLEIDPARLKEELNALRELVRQSLQDVRKIIFDLRPMVLDDLGLVAALKRYVADFREQYGIAAEFSFFGQDRRLPVSTEVTLFRIVQECLNNVRKHAEARSVLIKMEVLPERVNLLVRDDGKGFDLEEVKNSSRPEGYGLINIRERAQLLNGSVQINTAPGRGTAVYVTVPLQE comes from the coding sequence TTGTTTGACATTTCAGCTTTAGACAGGGTAATTAAAGATACTCTTGCCGCCATGGAAAATGGAAGGAGCCAGATTTTCGAGATCGCGGAGGCCACGCAGATTGAATGCAACCGCATCCAGCAAGAGTTGCAGCAGGTGATGGAGGAACTGAGAAAGACCATCGACCAGGTGGATGATCTGGAAATAAGGGAGAAAAAGGCGCGCATTCACCTCATGGAAGTGAGCAGGGATTTCAAGCGCTACCGGGAGGAAGATATCAAAAGCGCCTACGAAACCGCCCAAAATTTACAACTCCGTTTACGCGACCTGCGCAATCAGGAAAAAATGCTCCGCTTCCGCCGGGATCAGCTGGAAATAAACTTAAGGCACATGAAAACCAGCCTGGCCAAAGTGGAAAGCACCCTTGCCCACCTGAGCACGGCCATTAACTACCTCAGCAACAACCTGCAGCAGGTGTCGCTGAAAATAGGGGAACTGCAGCAGCTCCACGATCTCGGGGTCAGCATCATCAGGGCCCAGGAAGAGGAACGCAAGCGCGTCGCCCGGGAAATACATGACGGACCCGCCCAAATGATGGCCAACATCGTCATGCGGGCAGAATTTTGTCTTAAACTGTTAGAAATCGATCCCGCCAGGTTGAAGGAAGAGCTCAATGCCCTGCGGGAGCTCGTCCGGCAAAGCCTGCAGGACGTGCGCAAAATCATCTTTGACCTGCGGCCGATGGTACTGGACGACCTGGGGCTGGTGGCGGCCTTAAAGCGTTATGTGGCCGATTTCCGGGAGCAGTACGGAATAGCCGCCGAATTTTCCTTTTTTGGACAGGACCGGCGACTCCCCGTTTCTACGGAGGTAACGTTATTCCGGATTGTCCAGGAGTGCCTGAATAACGTGCGCAAGCATGCGGAAGCCCGCAGCGTGCTGATTAAAATGGAGGTCCTGCCGGAGAGGGTAAACCTTTTGGTCAGGGATGACGGGAAAGGCTTTGATCTTGAGGAAGTAAAAAATAGCAGCCGCCCGGAAGGTTACGGGCTGATCAATATTCGCGAAAGGGCGCAGCTTCTAAACGGTTCTGTACAAATCAACACGGCTCCGGGCAGGGGGACTGCGGTATATGTAACGGTTCCGCTGCAGGAATAG
- a CDS encoding cobalamin B12-binding domain-containing protein, translating into MSKLPSLAQAISDLNESLAMELVKLRLDMGATPLDIVEECRTGMIAVGERYSRGEYFLGDLVLSAEIFHEIMQVLAPALDKKVTHKPAGKIVFGTVEGDIHDIGKNITISLLRCHGFEVWDLGVNVPPDKFIHYLKETGASILCLSILLSSCFEALQRTVNLVRLFDSQRRIKVLIGGMVNEKVREYSGADEWVTDARKGVTICQKWMGVL; encoded by the coding sequence TTGAGTAAATTGCCTTCCCTGGCCCAGGCAATCAGCGATCTGAATGAAAGCCTCGCAATGGAGTTGGTTAAACTCCGCCTGGATATGGGTGCCACACCCCTGGACATCGTAGAAGAGTGTAGAACTGGTATGATAGCGGTGGGAGAGCGCTACTCCAGGGGAGAATATTTCCTGGGAGACCTGGTTTTATCCGCAGAGATTTTTCATGAAATTATGCAGGTACTTGCTCCTGCGCTTGATAAAAAAGTAACGCACAAACCCGCCGGGAAGATAGTATTCGGAACGGTTGAAGGCGACATTCATGACATTGGCAAAAATATCACCATCTCTTTGTTGCGCTGTCATGGCTTTGAAGTCTGGGACCTGGGGGTAAATGTACCTCCAGATAAGTTTATTCACTATCTGAAAGAAACAGGGGCAAGCATTCTTTGCCTGTCCATCCTGCTTTCTTCCTGTTTTGAAGCCCTGCAGCGCACAGTGAATTTAGTTCGCCTTTTTGACAGCCAGAGAAGGATTAAAGTTCTCATCGGAGGGATGGTTAATGAAAAGGTGCGGGAATATTCTGGGGCGGACGAGTGGGTGACCGACGCCCGCAAGGGTGTAACCATATGCCAGAAATGGATGGGAGTGTTGTAA
- a CDS encoding uroporphyrinogen decarboxylase family protein, producing MECYSSILEKIKRKIPRGELWISGEILRELGLEQTQESLITLSASIGADICFFSYTSPVQSLPVNSGEMSLLIKKAHTSGLVCGVAVDGPFERTVREHGFMEVIKWFYNPDRLEEQLIKNTALAATELEAADNAGADLLLLCDDIAYTQGLYFSPGQFRSILLPLYRRLRNTISGNKLMGFHSDGNIESIIISLIQEGYSAYSLEPEAMNLVELCRRLPENVIILSGIKAGWLMGPDPDDNEEAEMLQYINDLKNSCKLILASSCGLPDIRSLERLKKIYRLVV from the coding sequence ATGGAATGTTATAGCAGCATACTTGAAAAAATAAAAAGAAAAATTCCCCGGGGAGAACTCTGGATCTCCGGGGAAATACTAAGAGAGTTAGGCCTGGAACAAACGCAGGAGTCCCTGATCACTCTCAGTGCAAGCATTGGCGCCGATATTTGTTTTTTTAGCTACACCAGCCCCGTTCAAAGTCTCCCTGTCAATTCCGGGGAGATGAGCCTCCTCATAAAAAAAGCTCATACTTCAGGCCTGGTCTGTGGAGTTGCCGTTGACGGCCCCTTTGAGCGGACTGTCAGGGAACACGGTTTTATGGAAGTTATAAAATGGTTTTATAACCCGGACCGCCTGGAAGAACAATTGATAAAAAACACGGCACTGGCGGCAACTGAGCTGGAGGCAGCTGATAACGCCGGCGCCGATCTTTTACTCTTATGCGATGATATAGCCTATACGCAGGGTTTATACTTTTCTCCCGGGCAGTTCAGGAGTATACTCCTGCCCTTATATCGCAGGCTGAGAAATACAATAAGTGGCAATAAATTGATGGGGTTTCACTCCGATGGTAACATTGAATCGATAATTATCTCTTTAATCCAAGAGGGATATTCGGCTTATTCCCTGGAACCCGAAGCCATGAACCTGGTGGAGCTGTGCCGGAGATTGCCTGAAAATGTGATCATTCTTTCAGGGATAAAGGCCGGGTGGCTGATGGGACCGGACCCGGATGATAACGAAGAGGCGGAAATGCTTCAATATATTAATGACCTAAAAAATAGCTGTAAGCTGATACTGGCCTCATCGTGCGGACTCCCCGACATTCGCAGCCTAGAAAGGTTAAAGAAGATATACAGGCTGGTCGTATAA
- the cpaB gene encoding Flp pilus assembly protein CpaB — MLRGKVNLFLILAVVFGLVAAYGVYTYLQQLKATYRSTGDFRPVVLAREKIPPQTKITENMLEVKEIPSSYIHKEALVKREEVVGKITTTVIYPGEQILKTKIAGPKDPSQGLAFLVSPGKRAATIAVNDVSGVAGLLRPGDRVDVAGTVDVPSGGARETVTSLLIQNVNVLAVNQSADPNPVKNNNKSVQTQTVTLEVTPQQAQTLILAAERGSVRLLLRSPGDGVEVALPSARLGNLVR; from the coding sequence TTGTTGCGCGGGAAAGTTAACCTGTTCCTTATCCTGGCCGTGGTTTTTGGCCTTGTGGCAGCGTATGGAGTTTATACCTATCTTCAGCAGTTAAAGGCCACCTACCGGAGCACCGGTGATTTTCGACCGGTGGTCCTGGCCCGGGAAAAAATCCCGCCCCAGACAAAGATTACGGAAAATATGCTGGAAGTCAAGGAGATACCGTCTTCTTACATCCATAAGGAAGCGCTTGTGAAGCGGGAAGAAGTGGTGGGCAAAATTACCACCACCGTAATCTATCCCGGGGAGCAGATTTTGAAGACGAAAATAGCCGGACCCAAAGATCCTTCCCAGGGGTTGGCCTTTCTGGTCAGTCCCGGCAAAAGGGCGGCCACCATTGCCGTCAACGATGTTTCCGGCGTCGCCGGGCTCTTACGGCCCGGGGACAGGGTGGACGTGGCGGGTACGGTGGACGTGCCTTCAGGAGGCGCCAGGGAAACTGTTACTTCCCTGCTCATTCAAAATGTAAATGTTTTGGCCGTCAACCAGTCCGCGGACCCGAACCCGGTCAAAAACAACAATAAGTCCGTGCAGACTCAAACGGTTACTCTGGAGGTTACCCCGCAGCAGGCACAGACGCTGATCCTGGCCGCCGAAAGGGGGTCCGTTCGCCTGCTGCTGCGTTCACCCGGCGATGGAGTTGAAGTGGCGCTTCCGTCTGCCCGGCTGGGAAATCTCGTACGCTAG
- a CDS encoding response regulator, whose translation MHLAIKVVIADDHPLIREGLRRILSLAPDVVIAGEAESGEQAVELTRRTGADVVLLDVNMPGMNGITACKLIKAEMPDTKVIALTIHDQEEYIFELIRAGVSGYLLKDVSPDKLLEAILGVTRGESFISPRLAAKVFQEFNRRTGKAGNILTNRELEILQLLAQGESNKSIAQKLFISEKTVKNHLTNIFQKLNVSDRTQAVLYAIKNKLVQV comes from the coding sequence GTGCACTTGGCGATCAAGGTTGTTATTGCGGATGACCACCCTTTGATCAGGGAGGGCTTGCGCAGGATTCTTTCGCTGGCGCCGGACGTGGTTATCGCCGGGGAAGCGGAAAGCGGGGAACAGGCCGTAGAATTGACTCGCCGGACGGGGGCGGACGTTGTACTGCTCGACGTCAATATGCCCGGCATGAACGGCATTACCGCCTGCAAGTTGATTAAAGCGGAAATGCCCGACACCAAAGTTATCGCTTTGACCATCCACGACCAGGAAGAATATATATTTGAGCTGATCCGGGCCGGGGTCTCGGGCTATCTGTTAAAGGACGTGAGCCCGGACAAATTGCTGGAAGCTATTTTGGGTGTAACCCGCGGGGAATCCTTTATTTCGCCCCGGCTGGCGGCTAAAGTTTTTCAGGAATTCAACCGCCGGACGGGGAAAGCGGGAAATATCCTGACCAACCGGGAGCTGGAAATTCTCCAGCTGCTCGCCCAGGGGGAAAGCAACAAAAGCATTGCCCAAAAACTTTTCATCAGCGAAAAGACGGTGAAAAACCACCTGACCAATATCTTTCAAAAGTTAAACGTTAGTGATCGAACGCAGGCGGTGCTTTACGCCATCAAAAACAAGCTGGTGCAGGTATGA
- a CDS encoding GntR family transcriptional regulator: MPPYFQLAQILEQKILSGEFKPGDSLPSENDLAKEYNLSRMTVRKCLNILAERGLISAYRGRGTFVSRPALDRAVFTIEEYHKEMSRRGLNPEARLIAVKVLKASAEISGKLELKADERVLYFCRLLLADNVPMAIERKYMRFKKGSPILENELQYKAFSEVISMHSEVLPVRSRMVMRPAVVEEEDALLLQVPAGSPVLYLEQYLYANDETVVGWGFFIFRGDRFSLVSEVRPLKGVE, encoded by the coding sequence GTGCCTCCTTATTTTCAACTGGCCCAGATTTTAGAGCAAAAAATCCTTTCGGGAGAGTTCAAACCGGGTGATTCCCTGCCGTCTGAAAACGATCTGGCCAAAGAGTACAATTTAAGCCGCATGACTGTCCGCAAGTGCCTCAATATACTCGCTGAAAGAGGGCTGATATCCGCCTACCGGGGTCGGGGTACCTTTGTCTCCCGGCCGGCCCTGGACCGGGCTGTATTCACTATTGAAGAGTATCACAAGGAGATGTCTCGCCGCGGTTTAAATCCGGAAGCCAGGTTAATCGCAGTCAAGGTACTCAAAGCCTCAGCGGAAATCAGTGGAAAACTGGAGTTGAAGGCTGACGAGAGGGTTTTATACTTTTGCCGGCTCCTCCTGGCCGACAATGTGCCGATGGCCATTGAACGCAAATACATGCGCTTTAAAAAGGGGAGCCCCATACTGGAAAACGAGTTACAGTACAAGGCCTTTTCGGAAGTAATTTCAATGCATAGCGAGGTGCTGCCGGTGCGCAGCCGTATGGTAATGCGACCGGCAGTGGTTGAAGAAGAAGATGCTCTCCTGCTTCAGGTCCCGGCTGGTTCGCCCGTCCTCTATCTTGAACAGTATTTGTACGCCAATGACGAAACAGTTGTTGGTTGGGGGTTTTTTATTTTCCGGGGGGATCGTTTTAGCTTAGTGTCAGAAGTTCGACCGCTGAAGGGGGTTGAGTAA
- a CDS encoding TadE/TadG family type IV pilus assembly protein: MWKRIIRSQKGQAMVELALLLPVLLLILGGIIEFGRIFHAYLVITGASREGARVAVVGETYDGVREKVIASAPSLDANSLDVLLEPESYGRGDMLTVTVTYPVDLVIPLISALLPDPFIIKAATTMRVE, from the coding sequence ATGTGGAAAAGGATTATCCGCTCTCAAAAAGGACAGGCCATGGTGGAACTGGCCCTGTTGCTTCCGGTGTTGCTGTTGATTTTAGGGGGAATTATTGAATTCGGGCGCATTTTCCATGCTTATCTGGTGATCACCGGTGCCAGCCGCGAGGGTGCCCGGGTCGCCGTGGTGGGGGAAACTTACGATGGGGTGCGCGAGAAGGTAATCGCTTCTGCACCGTCGCTGGACGCCAATTCCCTGGATGTTTTGCTGGAACCCGAGAGTTACGGGCGGGGAGACATGCTCACAGTGACGGTGACTTATCCCGTGGACCTGGTCATTCCCCTGATCAGTGCGTTGCTGCCGGACCCCTTCATCATTAAAGCCGCTACCACGATGCGGGTGGAGTGA
- a CDS encoding A24 family peptidase produces MMISFDILVIALTAICLYTDLRWNKIYNKVLLPFALIGVIMQLYFHGLKGLAEGMAGFLTGLLLLLLPFAVRQMGAGDVKLLATIGMIKGPQFTLLVFLGAALAGGLMSCVLLIRQGRLLSSLRAIGCAALLRLARVPAPYALTPLEQAAPGDAITFGAAIFAGVFAAYLFPFILR; encoded by the coding sequence ATGATGATTTCTTTTGACATTCTGGTGATCGCGCTCACGGCCATCTGCCTGTACACGGATCTGCGCTGGAACAAAATATACAATAAAGTGTTGTTGCCCTTTGCCCTCATCGGCGTCATCATGCAGCTATATTTCCATGGTCTTAAGGGCCTGGCGGAGGGGATGGCCGGTTTTTTGACCGGCCTGTTGCTTCTCTTGCTCCCCTTTGCCGTACGCCAGATGGGGGCGGGAGATGTCAAGCTGCTGGCCACGATCGGGATGATTAAAGGGCCGCAATTTACCCTTCTGGTCTTTTTGGGCGCGGCGCTGGCCGGCGGCCTGATGTCCTGTGTTTTGCTGATCAGGCAGGGGCGCCTGCTTTCCTCCCTGCGGGCGATTGGATGCGCTGCCCTCCTTCGCCTTGCCCGGGTTCCCGCCCCGTACGCCTTAACTCCCCTGGAACAGGCCGCGCCGGGTGACGCGATTACCTTCGGGGCTGCCATTTTTGCAGGCGTTTTTGCGGCCTATCTGTTTCCGTTTATTTTGAGGTGA
- a CDS encoding pilus assembly protein TadG-related protein, translated as MIKKALSRLAADERGGAFVLVSLMMLGLLGFAALVTDFGLYTLNKQRLINAVDAAALAGAAELSPAGSGDEAVAKSCAEQYALQNGADPAGLTVSISTSPSGLKVVEVTAEKEVDFILARLLGYTSGKVQAAASAAVAGVTSCRGVAPLLVPKQNFQFGKRYTLKYGDPAFPGNFGALALGGTGASTYRQNLIYGYSGEIAVGDMVTTEPGNMSGPTEGIDERLARCKNNCTVDHFEPGCPKILIIPVYNPSGTLHGRSQVKVEGFAAFLVDRADSEKDEIHGYFICTTVEGEADFSRPPDTGLYAVRLLE; from the coding sequence ATGATTAAAAAAGCTCTTTCCCGGCTGGCGGCGGATGAAAGGGGCGGCGCTTTCGTTCTGGTTTCCCTGATGATGCTGGGCCTGCTCGGGTTTGCCGCCCTGGTCACCGATTTCGGCCTGTATACCTTAAACAAGCAGCGCCTGATTAACGCCGTGGACGCCGCGGCGCTGGCAGGAGCCGCGGAACTGTCTCCAGCCGGGAGCGGCGACGAAGCGGTCGCCAAAAGCTGCGCCGAGCAATACGCGCTGCAAAACGGGGCCGATCCCGCAGGGCTCACGGTTTCTATTTCCACCAGCCCGTCCGGGCTGAAGGTGGTTGAGGTAACCGCCGAGAAAGAAGTGGACTTCATCCTGGCCCGGCTGCTGGGGTATACATCCGGAAAAGTGCAGGCCGCCGCTTCCGCTGCCGTGGCGGGAGTTACCTCCTGCCGGGGGGTTGCCCCCTTGCTGGTGCCCAAACAGAACTTTCAATTTGGAAAAAGGTACACTTTAAAATACGGAGATCCCGCCTTTCCCGGAAATTTCGGCGCCCTGGCCCTGGGCGGCACCGGGGCGAGCACTTACCGGCAGAACTTGATTTATGGATACAGCGGCGAGATCGCGGTAGGAGACATGGTCACGACTGAGCCGGGTAACATGAGCGGTCCTACCGAGGGTATCGACGAGCGGCTGGCCCGCTGCAAAAACAACTGCACGGTGGACCATTTTGAGCCGGGCTGCCCGAAAATCCTGATTATTCCCGTTTACAATCCCAGCGGTACGCTCCACGGGAGAAGCCAGGTAAAGGTAGAGGGTTTTGCCGCCTTTTTGGTGGACCGGGCCGATTCAGAAAAAGACGAAATACACGGGTATTTTATTTGCACCACGGTGGAAGGAGAGGCGGATTTTTCCCGGCCTCCGGATACCGGCCTTTATGCGGTGAGATTGCTGGAGTAG
- a CDS encoding Vitamin B12 dependent methionine synthase activation subunit → MNYYKLNVKLTEKDVSCTGWDCLSRTTSTYSRSLVNEILQEAHQLARAEAVCKAVPVVKTTGRQIFLEGGQALTSSLLVRLAGTARSLLLVVCTLGHMIDRRVEEYSRKGLAAHAYFLDIAGTCIIEAAGRQLVERIKTHLEACGLKTTIPLGPGHSYWKNLQDQRIIYDLVNPSTIGVTILKSGIMLPKKSLSMVMGIGREFPPSAENHCYYCSIRRKCPLSRARDPS, encoded by the coding sequence ATGAATTATTATAAGTTAAATGTTAAGCTTACCGAAAAGGACGTTTCCTGCACCGGGTGGGACTGCCTGTCCAGGACAACCAGTACCTATTCACGTTCGCTGGTTAATGAGATACTGCAGGAAGCACATCAGTTGGCCCGGGCGGAAGCCGTTTGCAAAGCCGTGCCGGTGGTGAAAACAACCGGCAGGCAGATTTTCCTGGAAGGCGGCCAGGCGTTGACAAGCAGTTTGCTTGTCCGCCTGGCCGGCACTGCCCGGAGCCTGCTCCTGGTTGTCTGCACCCTGGGACATATGATTGACCGCAGGGTGGAGGAGTATAGCCGCAAGGGGCTGGCGGCGCATGCCTACTTTTTGGATATCGCCGGTACGTGCATTATTGAAGCGGCCGGCAGGCAGCTGGTAGAAAGGATTAAAACGCATCTGGAAGCCTGCGGCCTTAAGACGACAATACCTCTGGGTCCCGGCCATTCTTACTGGAAAAACCTTCAGGACCAGCGGATCATTTATGATCTGGTGAACCCTTCAACAATTGGTGTAACCATACTGAAAAGCGGCATTATGTTGCCCAAAAAATCCTTGAGCATGGTTATGGGAATCGGGCGCGAATTCCCCCCCAGTGCGGAAAACCATTGCTATTATTGCAGCATCAGGCGAAAATGTCCCTTGAGCCGGGCCAGAGATCCGTCATAG